A window of Stigmatella erecta genomic DNA:
ATCTGGTCATAGGCCAGGAACGTGGCGCCGCCGGTCTTGGCCAGCACCTTGGTGATGGCGGCCGTCAGCGACGTCTTCCCGTGGTCCACGTGTCCGATCGTCCCGATGTTCACGTGGGGTTTATTACGCTCGAACTTCTCCTTGGCCATGACACTCCTCTAGAGAAAAATGGAGCCCTGAACCAGGATTGAACTGGTGACCTCATCCTTACCAAGGATGCGCTCTACCAACTGAGCTATCAGGGCTTGGAACAACCGAACAACGCGTTGGAGCGGGAAATGGGATTCGAACCCACGACATTCAGCTTGGAAGGCTGACGCTCTACCAACTGAGCTATTCCCGCGTTGACCCATGGAGGGAGATGGATTCGAACCATCGAAGGCGTAGAGCCGGCAGATTTACAGTCTGCTCCCTTTGGCCGCTTGGGTATCCCTCCGTATGTGTGCTGCCTCTGCTACCACAACTGCTCACGGCATACTGCTGTTTCTTCTATCCCGGGCCCTCATCCGCGGCCCCATCCTTCATGGCCGGCGGCGGGACTTGAACCCGCGACCTACTGATTACAAATCAGTTGCTCTACCAGCTGAGCTACACCGGCATTCTTCCGGCTACTGCCCCGCCCTGCCCCCACCGGCCCTTTCTTCACCGCCGACCGCGCGGTTCAACGTCAAAAGGCGGGCCCTTTTAGAGATCCTGGGTGCCCAAAGTCAAGGAGTTTGATCCCCCCTGCGGCTTCCAGGCGGCCGAGGACCTCCCCGCTGACGCGCAACCTCATATAGCAGAACCGCCGCCGAGACCGAGGCGTTGAGTGAACCCACCTTCCCCACCATGGGAATTCCCAGGCGGAAGTCGCAGTGCTTGAGCACGCCCTCTCGCACACCTGCCCCCTCTGCCCCTACGACCACCGCCAGTGGACCGTCCAGGCGAGCGCCCCACAGGGGTTCCTTCGCGTGGGCATCCGCCGCCGCCACCCAGAGCCCGGCCTCCTTGAGTTCCTCCAGGGCCCGGGAAATGTTCACCACCCGGGCGATGGGGCAGTACTCCACCGCCCCCGCGGACGCCTTGGCGACCACCCCCGTCACCTGAACCGCCCGGTCCTTGGCGATGACGATGCCGTGTGCGCCCAGCGCGTGCGCCGAGCGGATGATGGCCCCCAGGTTGTGGGGGTCCTGGATGCCGTCCAGGACGACCACCAGGGGGGGACGGCCACTGGCCTTCGCCGCCTTGAGCAGATCCTGCACCTCCACGTACTGGAAGCCCCGGAGCTCCGCCGCCACGCCCTGGTGGACCCCTCCTTCGGCCAGCGAGGCCAGGCGCTCGCGCGCCACCCGCTCCGTCCGGATGCCTGCGTCCCGGGCCCGGCTGAGAATCTCCGCCGCCGCCTTGGAGCCCAGCTGCCCCTCGACGATGAAGAGGCGCTCCACCTCGTCCGGCCGCGCCCGCAGGGCTTCCAGGACCGGGTTCACCCCGTACACGTAGCGCTCACCCCGCTCGCGGGGCTCGGGGCTCTGAGACGAACGGTCACGCATGGGCCTTACTGGGCCTCCACCGGAATCGAGAGGGTTTTCTGCTGCCGGGCACAGATCTTCTCCGTGCAGATGAAGAAGGTGAGCTTCGCGTCCAGCGTGCCCTTGCCCCCTTCCAGGGTGAAGGGAACCTCGAACCGGGGGTCCGCGTAGGCATCCCCCTCCTTCTTCTTCGCCACCGAGTCGCTGTAGGCCAGTTGCTCCTTCGCGGGCACCAGCTGCGTCCCCTTCACTTGCAGCTTCAGGGGTGCCTCGTCCGACACGTGCGCCCCCGGCTTGCTCTTGATGGAGAGGACGAAGAGGCCCTTCTCACCGGACTTCACCTTCGTGGAGGTCCCCTCGGTGCTGACCTCGTAAAGAGAGCTGGGATTCGCCTCATCCTGGGCGTGAGCCCGCAGCGAGGCCAGGGCGGCCACCCACAGGGCCGCGATGGGGGCAAGACGGCGCAAGCGCTGCATGGGCAATGTCCTCCTCGGTGAGCAAGCCAACGTACCGCCACCGTCCGCCCCACGGGCAGACTTTTCTCTCACGCCCCGGCCGACGCCTTCCGGGGAGACCGTCCCGCGCCCTTCGGGGGGGACGACACCTCCCTCGGCGCTCCCGGTGGGAACCGGATCCGTTCGTCTTGATCCACGCGCGGGGCACCAGCCACCAGCGCCTCGGCCCGCTCGATGATGGGGGTGGCCAGGTCCATCCCCGACGCGGCCTCCATCTCCGTGAGCGCAGGCGAGCTGTTCACTTCGAAGACCTTGGGCTGGCCCTTCACATCCAGCAGATCCACGGCCGCGACCTCCAGCCCCACCAGCCGCGCCGTCCGCTCGGCCACCCCGCGCCAGGCCTCGGTCAGCTGGACGCCTTCCAGGCGGGCGCCCTTGATCAGCGTCCGGGAGAGGCGTCCCACCTTCGGACGGCGCCAGACCGCCGCCACCGCGTGGCCTCCCACCACCAGCACCCGCACGTCCTGCCCCGTGCTCTTCACGTACTGCTGCACCACGAGGTTGTGTCCCAGCCCGAGCACGGCCTCCAGCGCGGCTTCCAGGGACTGGAGGCTCTCGCACACCATGACCCCGTGCTTCTCCTGCCCTTGCAGGAGCTTCACCAGCACCGGCACCCCGCCCACCAACCCCACCATCTCCTTGAGGTCGGCCGCTTCACGCGCCATCACCGTGGCCGGAATGTCGATGCCGTTGGCGGAGAGCAGCTGCAGCGAGCGCATCTTGTTGCGCGACTGTGCGATGGCCTGGGCCGTGTTCATCAGCGGCACCCCGCACATGCCGAACTGGTTCACCACCGCCAGCCCGTAGCTGTTGATGGACAGGGCGATGCGCGGGATGACCAGGTCTCCCAGGGAGAGGACCTTGCGCTTGTAATAGAGGCTGGGCTGGCCTCCATCCAGGTGAATCTCGACCCGCCCGGGGTTCAAGACTCGAACCTGATGCCCTCTCGCACGCCCAGCCTCGGCCAAGCGCCGGGTGGACGGAATGGAGGCAGAACGCGAGAGGATCGTGATCTTCATGGGCAGGGCGGCTCCTACTTAATCGCCGCCCCGCCCCGGGTAAAGGGACCTCGCGGCTACTTCTTCTGCACGGCCCGAACCTCGAGCTTGATGGGGTTGGCCGGCGTCGAGTTCTTAATGCGCTCGCACGTGGCGCCCGCGAATTGCACACCCTTGTCGGTCAGCGACCAGGTGTCCGCCCCCGAGGCGGTAATCTGGTCGTTCACGTAGACGACCACCAGGTTGGCATTGTTGTCCGTGGGAAGCTGCTCTGGTGCCAGGGCAAGCAGGCAGATGTCCTTGCTGCCCACCAGGTCGATGATCTCCCGGAGTGCCTCGGCCAGTTCCTCCTGGTTGGCCGCCTGGTAGAAGCGCCGGCCGCACAGCTTGGTCGTGGCATCGCAGGTGTCGCCCGCGCCACAGGCGTCCGGGTCGTCCCGGCAGCTCCGGGCGAAGTCGCCCGCGGTGGCCATGGCGTTGAGCGTGGCCGGACCGTTGCCCGTGGCCGTCTCGGCGCCGAAGCCCACGACGATGGTGCGGATGTCCTTTTTCTTCAGGTCCTCGACCGCCACCACGGACGCGTCCTTGTCCAGGCACCCACGCCGGACGTAGTCACCCTGGCAGCCGGTGGTGGTGCCAATGTTCGCCAGGGTGCACTGGCACGCATCGACGTTCGTGCCCGAGTTAGCGTTCTCCGGGTTGCAGTTGGGCAGACCGTCCGTCAGCAGCAGGACGAAGTTGTCGCGGTCCGTCGCCTGCACATCCGGCTGCTGCCCCACGAACTGGAGGCTCAAGCTCGTCGGGGTACCGCCGGAGGGCGCCCCCGTGCCCCTGTTGGGGATGCCCAGAATCACGCTCTGGATGCCGCTCGCCGCCGCCTGGAGCGACGGGTCGTCATCGGCCTGGGGAATGGTCTTGTTCACCACGGACGACGCCTCGCACCGCAGGCTGTTGGTGCCCGCCGCAGGGCCCGGGTACGTCGTCAGGCCCATGCGCGCCACGCTGCCGCTCTCCGAGAGGAAGCGAGACATGGCGCCCTGCAGCTCGCTCCAGCGCGTAGGGCACAAGTCCGTGTTGCACGCAGTGGCCGACGTCTGGCCGCAGTACTCTTGACCGGCTGGCAGCGGGGTGCCATCGAACCTCTTGGTGCAGTCCGGATCCCGGGTATCCACCGGCAACGTCATGGAGCCCGAGGTGTCCAGCAGCACCATCAGGTTGGGCTTCAGCGCCTGGGCCGTGACGGTGTCTCCCACCGTCGTCTGGGCCAGGGCGAGCGGCGCCACCGGCTCGAAATCGTAGGTCTGACAGCCGGACACGGCCGCCCCGCCGACAAGTCCGGCGGCGAAGGCGCTCAGAAGGGACAGCTTGGCACGCATGGTTTGCGTTCTTCCTCGCACGGGCGCTCGACGCCCGCGCATTCAGGTTCCTTCAGGGTTCAAACGTCCTCGGAAGAGTATCGCGAGGTCCTCCACCGAGGCTACAACGACCAACACGGCCTTTTCAGGATTCAAACCCTGCTGTCAAGTTCCACCTCGGGCCGATGCCCCACGGCCAGGGGTAAGTGTTCGCGCACCCGGGCACCCAGCTCCCCAAGCGGCCCGCCGCATCGAATGTATGATCCGCGCGGTTCATCGACGGAGCCGCCATGAAGATGCCCACCGTGCCCCGAGGTTCTCCCCTGCCGCACCTGGGACTGACGGCCCTGTTGCTCGTGGGTCCGGGAGCCTCCCTCCAGGCCGCGACGGCTCCCGCGGGAGTCCGCGGCGAAGTGCTGTCGCTGCTCGACCGCGCCGGGGCCGTTCCCCAGGAGACGGAGTGGAAGCCCCTGGGGCCCGCAGCCCTGGGCGTTCTCGAGGAACTGGCCGCCGACCCCCAGGCACCTGCCCAGAGGCGCTCCCGGGCCGTGACGTTCATGGCGGCCGTGGATCACCCCCAGGCCACGGACCGGCTCCAGGCGTTTCTCCAGAACGGCGACACCCAGCCGGACCTCCGGGCCAGTGCCGCCACCGCCCTGGGCCTGCGCGTGGGCACCGGGGCCGTTCCCACCCTCCTGCCCTTCCTTCAGGACCGCAGTGACCCGGTCCGGGAGGCCGTCGCGCGGGCGCTCGGGCGCCTGGGCGGCGCGCAGGTCCAGCAAGCCCTGGAGGAGCGCCTTCCCCAGGAGGAGGTTCCCGGGGTGCGCGAGGCCCTCCAGCAGGGGCTCACCTTCTCATTGCCCTGAGGCCCCGTCTCGGGGCTCGCTTCGGGAAGGGCCTTCCATTACATGAGGCCCATGCGTCCAACCGTGCTCCTCTTCGACATCGACGGCACCCTCGTCACCACCGGTGGCGCGGGACGCCGTTCCATCGCTCGCGCCTTCGAGAAGCTCTACCGCCGCCCCGATGCGTGCAGCTCGTTCAGCCTCTCCGGCATGACCGACCGGGCCATCGTGCGCAAGGCCATGGGCATCATCGGCGTCGAGCCTCGCCCCGAGGCCATCGATGAGCTGCTCGCCACCTACCTGGGCCTCCTCGCCGAGGAGGTGAAGCAGGCCGTGGACCACGAATACTTCGTCCACGCCGGCATGCGCGAAGCCGTCCTGGAAGCCCGGGGCCGCTCGGGAGTCGCCGTGGGCATCGGCACCGGCAATGTACGCGAAGGCGCCCGGATCAAGCTGGAGCGGGTGGGCATCTACGAGCAGTTCGCCTTTGGCGGCTTCGGCTGTGACCACGAAGACCGCGTGGAGCTCATCCGCCACGGGGCCTCGTGTGGCGCGAAGCTGCTCGACGCTCCCCTGCAGGAGTGCCGCGTGGTCGTCATTGGCGACACGCCCAAGGATGTCGCCGCCGCCAAGGGCATCGGCGCGCTCTGCATCGGCGTGGGGACGGGCCAGTTCACCCCCCAGGCACTCCTGGAGGCGGGGGCCGATTTCGCCTTCTCCGACTTCACCGCCCGGGGAGCGATCGACGCGCTCCTGCAGGACCGCTGAGGGTTCCGCCGCATGCCGTTGTCCACGCTGGAAGCCTACGAGCTCATCCGCTTCGCCGAGGCGTTCGAGGCCCGCCTCGTCACCGCCCATGACGTCATCGCCGAGCGCGAGGGGCTCCAGGCCGAGAAGAAGTGGCTCGCCTCCGCCCTGAAGCTCGCACGCACCGCGCTGGCCCCCTGCCCCGCCCTCATCGAGCGCGCCAAGGATCTGCCCGAGCTGGAGGAGGCCCGCGAGGAGTTCTCCTTCCTGCAGCAGAACCTGTGGGTCGATGCCCTGGAGAAGCTTCACGCCGGCATCACCTTCTGCGCCAGCAGCCGGTCCCCCGTCATCGACGCGCTCTTTCCCCACCTCAAGTTCCCGCAGCTCCGCCGCGCGCCCCAGGAGGCCGTGAACGAGTTCGCCACCTCGTACGAGCGGCGGCTCAAGTCCAGCTACGTCACCCGCATCATCTCGCAGGCGGACTTCGACTTCGTGCGTCCCGTCGTGGAGCAGGTGGCCCGCGCCTACGCCGCGTGGCAGGCCAGCCTCACCCCCACGAGCCTCTCCGAGAGCCAGATGACGGCCCTGCGCACCCAGCTCATCTCCGCCGGAGACCGGCTGGACATCGCCACGCGCCAGGCCCGGCTGCTCGCGGAAGCCGCGCTCGTGCCCGTGGCAGGGGCCTTCGACTCCACGGGCCTGGCCGCCAAGCCCCGGAGGCGCCTGGGCCGGGGCCTGACGGAGGAGTTCCCCCCCGAGGCTGAGACCGGCGAGGCACGTGCGGCCGAAGAGCCCGTCCCTTCCCCCGAAGCCCCTGCTGCTGCCTCCGAGCCCGTCGAAGCCTCCGCGCCCCCTCCGGCGGAGGAGCCTCCCGCCCCCGAGGCCGCGGAACCGCCTCCGGCCTCCGAGCCTCCGCGCGCCGAGGCCAAGCCCTCCCGGCGGGGCCGCAAGAAGGCCGAACCCAAGAATCCTCCCGACGAGGCGGCCTGACCGGTCATGTCCGAAGCCACCCTGCCCATTGATCCGCTCCTTCCGGAGATCGTCTCCACGCTGCGGGAGGCGCGTGCGCTCGTGCTGGAGGCGCCTCCGGGCGCCGGCAAGACGACCCGGGTCCCCCGCGCACTGCTGGCGGCGGGGCTGGGCAAGGGAAAGGAAATCATCGTTCTTCAACCCCGGCGGCTGCCCACCCGGCTCGCCGCGCAGCGCGTGTCGGACGAGCTGGGCGAGCGCGTCGGGGAGACCGTCGGCTACCAGGTCCGCTTCGAGGATGTCCGGGGCCCCAAGACGCGCCTGTCCTTCGTCACCGAGGGCGTCCTGGGCCGGCGTCTCCTGACCGATCCCACCCTGCGCGACGTGGGCGCCGTCGTCCTCGATGAGTTCCACGAGCGGCACCTGTCGGCGGACATCTCGCTCGCCCTGCTCCGCAGGCTTCAGGAAGGCGCCCGGCCCGACCTCAAGCTCGTCGTCATGTCGGCGACCCTCGATGCGGGGCCCATCCGGACCTACCTGTCCGGCTGCCCTGGCCTGCGCTCCGAAGGCCGGCGCTTCGACGTCACCCACGAGTACCTCCCCACCGCCGATGACCGGCACCTCGATGCCCAGGTGCTCTCGGCCATCAAGCGCGTGTTCACCGCGGGGCTCGATGGCGACATCCTCGTCTTCCTGCCCGGCGCCGGGGAGATCCGCCGCGCCCGCGACGCCTGTGCCGAGTTCGCCGAGCGGCATGGCGTGGATGTCCTGCCCCTGCACGGCGACCTGTCCCCGTCCGAGCAGGATCGCGCCGTGCGCCGCAGCCCCCGCCGGAAGATCATCCTCTCCACCAACGTGGCCGAGACCTCCGTCACCATCGATGGCGTGGCCGTGGTCATCGACAGCGGTCTGGCGCGCGTGGCCTCCCACTCCCCGTGGTCCGGCCTGCCCACGCTCAAGCTGTCCAAGGTCAGCCGGGCCTCCGCCACCCAGCGCGCCGGCCGTGCGGGCCGCACCCGCGCGGGCCACTGCCTGAGGCTCTACACCCAGCACGATTTCGACGGCCGCCCGGAGCAGGATGCGCCGGAGATCCGCCGGGTGGACCTCGCAGAGACGGTGCTGGCCCTGCGCTCCTCGGGGGTGAGGGACCTGGCCACCTTCCCCTTCTTCGAGCCCCCTCCCGCCGCCGCGCTCGAGGCCGCCGAGACCCTGCTGCGCCGCCTGGGCGCCGTGGACAAGGAGGGCCGCGTCACCCCCATGGGAGAGCGGCTGCTGCGCTTCCCCGTCCACCCGCGCCAGGCCCGCATCATCGTCGAGGGAGAGCAGCGCGGGGTGGGCGCCGATGCCACCGTGCTCGCCGCGCTCATGGGCGAGCGGGACATCCGCCGCGAGGCCCGGGCCCACCTGGGCGCGGGCTCGCGCGCCTCGGCCGTCGTCAGTGGCCCCTCGGACCTCCTGGAGCTGACCGAGCGCTTCCGCGAGGCGGAACGGGCGGACTTCGCCACCGGGCGGCTTCACTCGCTCTCCCTCGAAGCCGGGGCCGTCCAGTCCGTGGACCGCGTGCAGCGCCAGCTGCGCCGCGCCGTGCGCGACAAGGGGCCCCGGCCCAGCCGCCCCGAGGCCGTGGAAGAGGCCCTGATGCTCAGCGTGCTCGCCGGCTACCCGGACCGGGTGGCGAAGCGGCGCCGCGCCCGCTCTCCCGAGCTGCTCCTCTTCGGAGGGGGCACCGCCTCCCTCTCCGAGATGAGCGTCGTGCAGGACGCGGAGCTGATGGTGGCCGTGGACGCGGAGGAGCGCCCGGGAAAGGGCGCCGTGGTCCGCCTGGCCAGTGCCGTCGAGCCCGAGTGGCTGCTGGATCTCTATCCGGACGCACTGGAGGAGCTGGATGCCCTCCAGTGGAATGCCGAGTCCCGGCGCGTCGAGCGCATCACCCGCCTATCCTACGGCAACCTCGTCCTGGAGGAGACCCGGGCCCCCGCGCCCGCCTCGGAAGAGACCGCCCGGGTGCTGGTGGAGGCCGCGCTCGCCGCGGGCCCGGAGCGCTTCGCGGATCCCGAGGCCCTCACCCAGTGGCGCACGCGCGTGGCCCTGCTCGCCCAGGCCTTCCCCGAGGCCCGCTTCCCCACCGTCGACGCGGCCTTCCTGCGCGACTCGCTGGCCTCCCTGTGCTCGGGCGCCCGCAGCTTCGCGGACCTGGAGGGTGTCTCCCTGCTGGATGCGCTCTCCGCGCGCCTCACCTCCGAGCAGGCGCGGCTGCTGTCCAGCCACGCCCCCGAGCGCGTCACCCTGCCGGGCGGACGGGGCGTGAAGGTGAACTACGAGCCCGGCAAGCCGCCCTGGATCGAATCCCGCCTGCAGGATTTCTTCGGCATGGCCCAGGGGCCCAGCGTCGGCGCGGGCCGCGTGCCGTTGGTGCTCCACCTGCTGGCGCCCAACATGCGCGCCGTGCAAGTCACCACGGATCTGGCCGGCTTCTGGGAGCGCCACTACCCGGCCATCCGCAAGGAGCTGGGCCGCAAGTACCCCCGGCACAGCTGGCCCGAGGATCCCCGCCACGCCCAGCCTCCGGCGCCGCGGCCTCCCCGGCGGTAGGCCTCAGAACTGCTTCTGCATCGCCAGGTGCTCGAGGCCGGCTTCCATGAAGACGCCGCCCACCGGCTCGTAGCCGTGCTTCTTGTAGAACTCGAGCGCGAAGAGCTGCGCGTGCAGGATGATGCCGGTGACGCCCCGGCGCCGCGCTTCCTCCTCCAGCGTGGTGAGCAGCTTGGAGCCGATGCGCGCCTTGCGGTGCGACTGGAGCACCGCCATGCGGCCGATCTTCGCCCAGCGCCCCGCCTTGCCCTCGGGCGGCTCGGCCAGCATCGCCAGCCGCCCCGTGCCCACGGCGTGTCCGCCCTGGATGGCGAGCACGTGGTAGGCCTTCGCGTCCTCCGCGTCGCGCTCGATGCCCTCGGGGACGTGTTGCTCCTCGATGAACACCACTTCCCGGATGGCCAGCGCTTGGAAGAGCTCCGCCTCGTTCTGGACCTGGGCGATGGTGACGGGCTGTGTGTTCTCCGAGTCGGACATGGCGAGGCCAAGGTACACAAAAGGAAGCGGGTCAAACAGACGGAAAAAAAAAGAGGCCGTGATAAGGCCCGGGGCGAGATGAACCCTTCCCAGGTGGCCGGACGGACACCCCTCGCGGTCTTCTATTTCCTCTACTTCGGCACCGTCGGCATCACCCAGCCGTTCCTGCCCGCCTACCTGCGCTCGCTGGATCTCTCGACCTCCCAGGTGGGCCTGCTGCTGGCGCTCTCGCCGCTCATGTCCCTGGTGACGCCCCCCGTGTGGGGCCATCTTGCTGACCGCACGGGTCAGATTGGACGCATCCTGACCGTGCTGGCCGTGGGCGCCACGCTCTGCTTCGCCCCCCTGCTGAAGGTGGATCACTTCCTGGCCTTGCTGGCCACCCTGGCGGCCTTCGCGGCCTTCTCCTCCTCCATCACCCCCATGGTGGACAGCCTGGCACTCAACCGCGTGGCCCAGGTGGGTGGCAGCTATGCGCACCTGCGCCTCTTCGGCTCGCTGGGCTTCGTGGTGATCACCACCTCCTTTGGCCTGATGGCGCAGCGCGTAGATGCGCGCATCGTGGCCGTGCCCTTGGCGCTGCTGGGGCTGCTGGCGCTCTGGAGTTTCACCCTGCACGGGCGCTCCGCGTCTGGCGCTTCGCGTCATCCCCTGGCGGGCTTTCAGCTGCTGCGCGGGAACACGGATCTGCGCTGGATGCTGGCGGCCACCTGCCTCCACTGGATGGCGTGCACGCCCTACAACGGCATGCTGGCCATTCACGTCCTGTCGCTCGGGCTGCCCCCGTCCGTGGTGGGGCTCTCGGCGGGAACCGCCGTGACGGCGGAGGTGGCCGCCATGCTCCTGTACCCGCGCTTCGCCGACCGCATCGCCCCCCGGCACCTGCTGTGCGTGGCCTTTGGCCTGAGCGCCCTGCGCTGGCTCGGCATGGCCTTCGTCACCTCCGCCCTGCCGCTCATCGCGCTGGCGCTCGTGCACTCGCTGACGTTTGGCATCTTCTATGTCGCCAGCGTGGCCTTCATGGCCCGGCGCATCCCCGTGCACCTGCGGGCCACCGGGCAGGGGCTGTTCTCCGCCATCACGATGGGCATCGGGGGGCTGGTGGGCTCCGCGTCCTCGGGCGTGGGCTACGCGCTGCTCGGGGGCCATGGCCTCTTCGCCGTGGCCGCCGGGCTGGAAGTCGTGGCCGCGCTGCTCGTCCTCCAGGTGTCCCCTCCGCTGAGCCCCCCTCCGGACGTGGCCCCCGTGCAAGCCCCCGCACCGTGATAGCCTGGGGCCGATGCGTCCCGTCCTGCTCGCACTTGCCCTCGTGCTGGTCCCGCCCCTCGCCTCCGCCCAGATCTTCAATCCGGGCGCGCCTCC
This region includes:
- a CDS encoding GNAT family N-acetyltransferase; the encoded protein is MSDSENTQPVTIAQVQNEAELFQALAIREVVFIEEQHVPEGIERDAEDAKAYHVLAIQGGHAVGTGRLAMLAEPPEGKAGRWAKIGRMAVLQSHRKARIGSKLLTTLEEEARRRGVTGIILHAQLFALEFYKKHGYEPVGGVFMEAGLEHLAMQKQF
- the hrpB gene encoding ATP-dependent helicase HrpB, producing the protein MSEATLPIDPLLPEIVSTLREARALVLEAPPGAGKTTRVPRALLAAGLGKGKEIIVLQPRRLPTRLAAQRVSDELGERVGETVGYQVRFEDVRGPKTRLSFVTEGVLGRRLLTDPTLRDVGAVVLDEFHERHLSADISLALLRRLQEGARPDLKLVVMSATLDAGPIRTYLSGCPGLRSEGRRFDVTHEYLPTADDRHLDAQVLSAIKRVFTAGLDGDILVFLPGAGEIRRARDACAEFAERHGVDVLPLHGDLSPSEQDRAVRRSPRRKIILSTNVAETSVTIDGVAVVIDSGLARVASHSPWSGLPTLKLSKVSRASATQRAGRAGRTRAGHCLRLYTQHDFDGRPEQDAPEIRRVDLAETVLALRSSGVRDLATFPFFEPPPAAALEAAETLLRRLGAVDKEGRVTPMGERLLRFPVHPRQARIIVEGEQRGVGADATVLAALMGERDIRREARAHLGAGSRASAVVSGPSDLLELTERFREAERADFATGRLHSLSLEAGAVQSVDRVQRQLRRAVRDKGPRPSRPEAVEEALMLSVLAGYPDRVAKRRRARSPELLLFGGGTASLSEMSVVQDAELMVAVDAEERPGKGAVVRLASAVEPEWLLDLYPDALEELDALQWNAESRRVERITRLSYGNLVLEETRAPAPASEETARVLVEAALAAGPERFADPEALTQWRTRVALLAQAFPEARFPTVDAAFLRDSLASLCSGARSFADLEGVSLLDALSARLTSEQARLLSSHAPERVTLPGGRGVKVNYEPGKPPWIESRLQDFFGMAQGPSVGAGRVPLVLHLLAPNMRAVQVTTDLAGFWERHYPAIRKELGRKYPRHSWPEDPRHAQPPAPRPPRR
- the rlmB gene encoding 23S rRNA (guanosine(2251)-2'-O)-methyltransferase RlmB, with the translated sequence MRDRSSQSPEPRERGERYVYGVNPVLEALRARPDEVERLFIVEGQLGSKAAAEILSRARDAGIRTERVARERLASLAEGGVHQGVAAELRGFQYVEVQDLLKAAKASGRPPLVVVLDGIQDPHNLGAIIRSAHALGAHGIVIAKDRAVQVTGVVAKASAGAVEYCPIARVVNISRALEELKEAGLWVAAADAHAKEPLWGARLDGPLAVVVGAEGAGVREGVLKHCDFRLGIPMVGKVGSLNASVSAAVLLYEVARQRGGPRPPGSRRGDQTP
- a CDS encoding MFS transporter, with product MNPSQVAGRTPLAVFYFLYFGTVGITQPFLPAYLRSLDLSTSQVGLLLALSPLMSLVTPPVWGHLADRTGQIGRILTVLAVGATLCFAPLLKVDHFLALLATLAAFAAFSSSITPMVDSLALNRVAQVGGSYAHLRLFGSLGFVVITTSFGLMAQRVDARIVAVPLALLGLLALWSFTLHGRSASGASRHPLAGFQLLRGNTDLRWMLAATCLHWMACTPYNGMLAIHVLSLGLPPSVVGLSAGTAVTAEVAAMLLYPRFADRIAPRHLLCVAFGLSALRWLGMAFVTSALPLIALALVHSLTFGIFYVASVAFMARRIPVHLRATGQGLFSAITMGIGGLVGSASSGVGYALLGGHGLFAVAAGLEVVAALLVLQVSPPLSPPPDVAPVQAPAP
- a CDS encoding GTP-binding protein; translation: MAKEKFERNKPHVNIGTIGHVDHGKTSLTAAITKVLAKTGGATFLAYDQ
- a CDS encoding HEAT repeat domain-containing protein; this encodes MKMPTVPRGSPLPHLGLTALLLVGPGASLQAATAPAGVRGEVLSLLDRAGAVPQETEWKPLGPAALGVLEELAADPQAPAQRRSRAVTFMAAVDHPQATDRLQAFLQNGDTQPDLRASAATALGLRVGTGAVPTLLPFLQDRSDPVREAVARALGRLGGAQVQQALEERLPQEEVPGVREALQQGLTFSLP
- the cglB gene encoding adventurous gliding motility lipoprotein CglB, with protein sequence MRAKLSLLSAFAAGLVGGAAVSGCQTYDFEPVAPLALAQTTVGDTVTAQALKPNLMVLLDTSGSMTLPVDTRDPDCTKRFDGTPLPAGQEYCGQTSATACNTDLCPTRWSELQGAMSRFLSESGSVARMGLTTYPGPAAGTNSLRCEASSVVNKTIPQADDDPSLQAAASGIQSVILGIPNRGTGAPSGGTPTSLSLQFVGQQPDVQATDRDNFVLLLTDGLPNCNPENANSGTNVDACQCTLANIGTTTGCQGDYVRRGCLDKDASVVAVEDLKKKDIRTIVVGFGAETATGNGPATLNAMATAGDFARSCRDDPDACGAGDTCDATTKLCGRRFYQAANQEELAEALREIIDLVGSKDICLLALAPEQLPTDNNANLVVVYVNDQITASGADTWSLTDKGVQFAGATCERIKNSTPANPIKLEVRAVQKK
- a CDS encoding HAD family hydrolase, whose product is MRPMRPTVLLFDIDGTLVTTGGAGRRSIARAFEKLYRRPDACSSFSLSGMTDRAIVRKAMGIIGVEPRPEAIDELLATYLGLLAEEVKQAVDHEYFVHAGMREAVLEARGRSGVAVGIGTGNVREGARIKLERVGIYEQFAFGGFGCDHEDRVELIRHGASCGAKLLDAPLQECRVVVIGDTPKDVAAAKGIGALCIGVGTGQFTPQALLEAGADFAFSDFTARGAIDALLQDR
- a CDS encoding ATP-grasp domain-containing protein, producing the protein MKITILSRSASIPSTRRLAEAGRARGHQVRVLNPGRVEIHLDGGQPSLYYKRKVLSLGDLVIPRIALSINSYGLAVVNQFGMCGVPLMNTAQAIAQSRNKMRSLQLLSANGIDIPATVMAREAADLKEMVGLVGGVPVLVKLLQGQEKHGVMVCESLQSLEAALEAVLGLGHNLVVQQYVKSTGQDVRVLVVGGHAVAAVWRRPKVGRLSRTLIKGARLEGVQLTEAWRGVAERTARLVGLEVAAVDLLDVKGQPKVFEVNSSPALTEMEAASGMDLATPIIERAEALVAGAPRVDQDERIRFPPGAPREVSSPPKGAGRSPRKASAGA